ACTTGGATAACAGTAAGTGGGgtgaatttttcttttggaacTAATATCAGTTTCCCtattggagaaagaaagagaagaggtcAAAAAAGGTATCATAACAACTAGATATGGAGGAGGAGGACTTTAAAGAGTGatagacaataaaattaaataagtgGGGAAGAGTACTATACTGATGAGATAATCATTAATTGATAATTGAAAATGGAATTTTCATTGCAGAGTGGCACATGTGGTAACAAGAGATTGAAATattgagagagagggagagatatAGATCAGTACCACTCTTGAATTAAAGCTGAAACTTGTGTGCCCCATATTCTTCATTACAAAACCATTTATGTCTTATTGTAGTGTAGAGTGTATGTAGAGTAGACcacaaaaattgaaattcaGATTTGGTGTACCTTTGAAAATTCTTATCATTATGACTCAAGAGTCTTCGTATCTCTGAatatgtttttgtcttcttcgatgctttttttccctttttcttttcacGATAGATATAAAATAGTTGAAGACTATATATGTATCTAGGAAAATAATACAACCACGATTTCACTCACAGTCTTCGCATTACAACCATCTAAAAAGCAATAAGGATGTGGGTGCGTTTCTACTTGTACCCCTACTTAAAACTAGTCATGAGCACGAGTTAGTCATTTCTATATCTAGCTAGTCCCATCAAATTATATAACTCGtttctttcatatatttattagttCTCAACTAATTACTCATGCGGAATTTTTATCAAATGTATGGTTGAGGAAGGAAGTGTCTACTCCagtaatactaaaataaatataattacttATTGTAGGTAAGTGGTTACTATTTACATGCAACCGAATTATGAAAAAGTATAATGTAACTAGGATCTGTAACCTTCTTTGCATTAGTACTAATGTCGTATCTTTAATTTGACTTCAACTCTATGTATATGCAAAACAAGGTTTGGGACCTTACGTAATAATCATGTGGTGAATGCTTCGAATCCTCACCCCTACGTTTCCCATTTTTTCCCCTACAAATAATGGGCTTGAAACCCATTCTAAATAGTTGATTTGATGGTGTTTTCGATCTCTTTGTGGCAGTTTAGACAGAGAACCCATTTTATATGCACCTTCGAGTTCATCTCAATTGTTTGGGCTTCCTTAATTAGTCCTAAATTCTCTTTTACGTAACTTATTATCTTCCCAAAATACTTCACATGTGTTAAGTAGTTTGTTACAAATATAGTTGTTTTGAAGGCTGTTCTGCTTGGAGCAGAAGCGAggatgttaattattttttcgttCAACAATTGTTGATACTGATTGTTTGGCCTTAACGAATAACGACCCTCAGAGCTTTGTTTCCTACTACCACGGTAGATAAGTTTTCTTCATCGGTTGTACTTGTATAATTTGGATGCTATTTTGGTGAGTTCGTGAGAGAGTTCACCTTTTATCCccaaatatctatttatttgaGCATTGTTGTTGGTTTTAGCTTTAACATTTGTTCGATCGACCAATATGTTGGTTGGTGTCTTCGATTGTTCGGCTCTTTGTGGCCTCCTAGTGGAGGTTAAACGCTCTTATGAGATGAATGAATGATTAGTcgtttgttaaaagaaaaaaaaaaaaactcatttctgTGATAATGAGTGATTAATGTCGGTACGTTAAAATAAATCTTCATTTAgtcagtttttttatattttaatagcaaacttattttaattaatgaacaCGATAATTTGGAACAAAGGAATGATCTTCATTCAGTCAGTTTTAAATATTCAAccgataaaaccaaaaaaaaacaaaaacaaaacctatgtcaataaaaaacaaaaaaaaatccaaagtaTCATAACTGTtacgaaaaaccaaaaaagaaaataagttaattttgcgataaacaaatattttcccATCCCATCCCAGATTGATCATTCCATTCACCgtttcaaaaagaaattaagGAATTGTTTATAGATTTATGTCAATTGTAACAATTGTAGCAGTAATAGAATATattaattagggtttgtttAATCCTCGACCTGCGACCGATTGATCTCGCGTTTCACCCATCAGGTATCATTTTTATCCCAAAATCTTTCTGTCTAATTGTTAATGCATATAGACATGTTTGTATGatgaatattgttttttttttttttttttttttttttaacaaatcgTTGCGTTGATTTATGATTACGAACACAAAGACGAAACAAACCatgggtaaaaaaaaatagatgtaaTTACAATGAAACTGTTGGTTCAGGTTAATTTGATGAGAGCCTGAGAGATGGCTAAGATAATGCTTGGTGCTCACTCTGTGAAGAGCCATGGATGGAAGGTGGCTCGAGAACATCTTTGTGACTGGCTTATTCTCGTAGTCCTCGGTCTCATTGACATTGTTCTCAATGTTATCGAACCTTTTCATCGCTACATTGGACCAGACATGTTAACTGATCTCACTTTCCCATTTAATGAAGACACCATCCCTATGTGGGCTGTCCCGGTAAGTAAACCTGTTTACCAAGAAACGTATACCTTGATCATTGTGCCTGACATCACAAGGAAATATTGCAATTGTCGCTGATTAATGATTTATATGTATGGTGTATGTGTGCGTGTGTAGATTATTTGTATATTGGTTCCTATGTGCATCTTCATAGTGTACTATTTCTTTCGAAGAGATGTGTATGATCTTCATCACGCCATTCTCGGTGAGTTAATTTCTAATCCTGTCCATCCTCAGATGTACTACTTCCTTCATTACTTGAACTTTGAACCGGCCGTAATGGTGAAATCCAtacgattatatatatatatatatatatatatatatatatatatatattgattagcGTGATGATAAGAATATTTGTGAATTGCGTATAGGTATCGGATTCTCATGTCTTGTGACTGGAGTCACCACTGATTCCATCAAAGACGCGGTCGGTAGGCCAAGACCAAACTTCTTTTACCGATGTTTCCCCAATGGTAAACCGGTATGTACATTTCTATGGATCCATCTCATCAGTTCAATTAAATCAACGATTAAGTTCCCGGTTTAAGTTAGTTTATCATGAGGgaattgtttcttattttgtgCAAATCTGAAAGAAATGCAGAAATTTCACCCGGATACTAAGGATGTTGTGTGTCATGGAGTTAAAAAGATAATCAAAGAAGGTTACAAGAGTTTCCCTAGTGGTCACACTTCGTGTAAGTTCTtctaataaagttttaaaaagacAGGAGTAACATATGAATTGATTCTCGTTTAGTTAAACTGGCTGATTAATTACATGGTATATATACATGCAGGGTCATTCGCCGGTTTAACATTCTTGGCGTGGTACTTATCGGGTAAAATCAAAGTATTTGACAGAAGAGGACACGTGGCGAAGCTATGCCTCGTGTTCTTACCGATACTAGTAGCAATTCTCATCGGAATAACACGCGTCGACGACTATTGGCACCATTGGACAGACGTTTTCGTCGGAGCTATCATCGGACTCGTAGTCGCTTCTTTCTCTTACCTCCACTTCTTTCCTTACCCTTACGACGACAACGGTACGTaagaaaattaactaaaagaaatGTTACCAAAATCTACCATAACTTATAATTGATTTGTTGTCGATAATAAAGATTAATGAAATGATGTTATGTTATAATAACAGGATGGGCACCACATGCGTATTTTAGAATGTTGGCGGAGAGGAGTACTGGTCGAGCCACCACGACGATGACCCGAAGCAGTTCACAAGGGATGTTGGACAATGACGTCGAGCATGGCGCCTCCACCTCTTCCCCTCACGATCGCCACCGTGAAAGCACTGATtctgaattttgaaatttcctCCTCAATGTTAAAATACGTGTAAATTTCTAATTGTATGATTGTTTTTTCAGTAACTAATACATTGTATTGttacaccaaaacaaaaactgatgcATTATTCCTTCGTTTAACATGTAAACTTTCATTTGACTTATAGTAGATAATAGATTCATATGTTTCTAGCTAGGTTGAGTGTGCCAATATCttaacatcaaaaccaaaaattgttTCTAGGTTGACATTGTTGTTAACCATGTTTAGaaaaaagtttggtttggttcaaatTGGTTTACTTGTGTTCCTAAATTTCCTCTCTCGGGTTCTGGTTTCAACTTTGCATCCCCATTGGATCCGTGTCAATTAAGCAAAGTGACTCTTtgttctaagtttttaatattttcaaggcgattttgtatgattttctgACCAATCAAAGGTACATACATAGTTAAAATGTCTATAGTATGAGCTCCCcactttttgaaaaatatgaataaaataaaagaaagatcttATGAGAAGAGTCATAATGTTTCAATGTCCATGATTGTGGcaactggtggtggtggtaatgtTGATAACCTCTTTTCTAACAAGTTTCAACAGTTACGTCGACGGGAAAACTTAGGGAAACGAACGTGTAACGTCCGGTTGAAGTAAACCGGACACGGTAACCGAAATTTATCCACatgggttttggtttgattttccCATAAGGTCCAGATTCATCCACCTTCTTCGGGATCCACTTCATTCATCTGAGCTcagttttttctcatttttgttgATCTGTGAACCAGCTTGTTAAACAAATTGCATCGAAGCTGTAATGTTGGAACTCGTAAAAGAATTTTAACCATTGTCAAAGgacacaaaaataattatataattactaaaCATTCTAcagcaaataaaataataacacacTTCTACGTACACAGCTTTCTAAACACACAAACATCAACATCATTTCTGATACATACATGTACATATCGTATTGTTTTATTAGATGTACaatactttttctttattaacaGATCTAAAGACAAAACTTCAGatctttttataataaaaaaaaacagagaaaccaatcttaaaattttagaagaaaaaaaaaactttaatttagaTACGCGCAAACCAGCTTTTAGAGgtactttttttgttgtcattaCATTACGTTAATTAAATATACGAAGTTGACTGTACCAATTTGTATAGTTTATGTACATATAAATTACCTGGCGACGAGTAATTTCTCCAGCAGTCCAGCTCATTCTGCAGAGAatctaacattttattttatttatttattataatgtaaatatacaatttatttatgttaattgttaaaatcgttttttggcaaaaataaaataaaaatcatatcatataattcatataatacACACTGGTTATGTTTACGATTAATAAAGGGGGATTAGTTTCGAGTaatcaatcaatatatatataaatcaatccAAACTAACCAATCCCCCGTCATTATCGTCGAACCCATGGAGACCCCACTCCCTTCTTTATCGCAGCAACTAACCCCAAATCCTActtccgccgccgccgccgtctCTTCCGCTATTCCGGCGGCAGTCAAAAACGTTACCGTTCAACAACCGATCGATGGATCTCCCCGTGCCGTCCCTGTTGATACCGGTGGTAATCCGGAGCCGCTTGCGGCTGTTCCCGGCGCTAAGCTTCGTCTTATGTGCAGCTTCGGCGGCCACATCATGCCTCGTCCGCACGACAAATCGTTGACGTACTCCGGCGGCGAGACtcgtcttgttgttgttgatcgaCGCGCGTCACTGTCTTCGCTCCGATCTCGTTTATCTAGTATGCTTCTCAACGGCCGCTCCTTCACGCTTAAGTACCAGCTCCCTAGCGAAGATCTCGATTCACTCGTCACCATCACTACCGATGAAGATCTGGAGAATATGATCGAGGAGTACGATCGCGTGACTTCTTCAGCGACGGTGACTGCTACGCAACGGATCCGGTTGTTTCTTTTCGCTAACAAGCTCGAGACCGCCGCCACCATGGGATCTCTGCTTGACGGCGCGAAATCTGACACGTGGTTCGTCGATGCTCTCAATCAATCCGGTTTGCTTCCTCGAGGTTTGTCAGATTCCGCCGCTGTGAATAACACCTTGGTGAATCTCGATGAGGCTAGCGGCGGAGACGCCGAGATCCAAAACCTAGAAACTAATTCTGGCGGCGAGAACAATAAACGAGGGGATTTGTTGGCTCCTAACGGTGTGATTTCGCATCAGGAGATGCATATGAGCTCGATGCCTGACTCGCCGATGATGGAAGCTGCTGGTTCTTCGATAgaatcatcatcgtcttctcctTCTACTTCCAATTTGCCACCGATTCGCGTTAGAGTCAGTGAAGACCAGAGGATTGAGGAACAATTGGCACAGATGACCTTCTCAAACATGCAGACTCAGAGGCAATTTGATGATGGAGTTAGCTTGATGACAAATCGGCCAATGATGGTTCCGTCTGGTGGTGCAATGACTGATGGTTCAGTGGCGTATAACAACGCACCTAGTGATATTGCTGCTGCTGCAAGCAATGGCCAGGTTTCACCGCATGACGATCGATCCGATTCAGGTGTATCAGCTGGCTACAGAAAGCCACCTTTGCCGATGCAGCCAGTAACGATCCCACCGAGAACTATCGGAGGGTATGGTTTGACATCCCCTGATTCAGTTGCAAGGTACTTTCATCTTCTACTGCCACTTATTCATTGACTCATACATACACATTGTTTACTGAAAGGAATCTCTCTTGCTATTTAGATAGATGATTGCTCTTGGTAATTTCATATCTCAACTTTTTGGTTtctccatctcttttttttttttcagcttgccgttgatttgtgattgtctttaTACTGTTTCTGTTCTATCATCTTTAcatgtttgttttgggtttacaCCTAGGCTAAGTAGCTAAAAGAGATAGATAGAACACTGGTTTCAAGTATGGTTTATGAATTGACAATGGAGAAATCATCTTAAGCTGTGTCAAATCCGAATAATATTTGATGATCTTTCTTTCACAGTATACATTCAGAGATTCTATCAATTTGTAGTACTAGCCGTTTGTGTGGAAATTGACATACACACACTCATTGAACCATGGCATTACAAGTGATGTTAGCTTTGTTTTATGACTCTGATAGTTCTAAATGCTGatgtctccttttttttttatacatacaGTGATACTAGCATTTCTTCTGCTACTTCATTTTCGAAGCCAATGTACTACCAAGACCAACATCCAGCTCTGCCAAAAGCTCCTCCAGTGACACAACCTGAAACTACCTTGGTCCAAAGCTCCCATGTCTTACCTCAGACTGAAACTACTTCACCCCACACCACCTCCCATATCCAATCTCAGCCAGGTACGTACACAACCatggatcaacaacaacaccaacctCCGGCTCAACAACCTTACTTACATCAAGGCGTTCAGTACCTCCCTCACCCATCTCAATACTTCCCAGTTTACTCtcatcagcaacaacaaaactACCCGGTTTACGTAATGTCTGTCCCGCAATCTCAGCAGTATGTCCCTGCAGGAACTCCCCCGCTGTACCCGATCTCAAAACCCGCCACAAACTCGAGACCTGAAGCTGCCCAAAACGTTTACCGTGCTGCTCCCACTCAGGTTCTTCAGCTTCAGCAGCAGCATCAATACATGGGTTACACTGGAGTTCCTCAACATACTACAAACGCAAACGCCAGTTACGGTACTGGAGTtcctctacatgccacaaacgcAAACGCCAATTACAGTATTGGAGCTCCTCCTCAACATAGCACAAACGTAAACACCAATTACGGTGGCGCCTACGAATACACAAACCCTCCAAACGAGACAGTGTATTACCCACAGCCTCCTGCTGCCAACACTGCTATTCCATTAGCATCTCCCTACCAAAGCATGACACCAGCTGCAGCGGCAGCCGCTCTAGCTGATATGTCCAAGCAGATGGCTCTTGACGGCGGcaaacagcaacaacaacatatgGCTGCATCTCAGCCGCTATAAAAAGCTGGAATTTTGGTGATAAACGCGCAAAGTGTGACCGTATAGCTATTTACACGGCGCGCACTGGTCTTTTCGTTTATGACATGTAACGTCGTGTTACATCTCGTTAGATATACATAGGCTTTGCTATATCGTTTTCTAAAGTTCTTATCTTAGTTACTACTTATCTCTATcttgtttttctatatttggaaaataaaaattgtttggaTGATTTTTCTATAAGTATTTATACAAGTTATTCTGATTCTCTGCTACTTCAAATGGAGTAGATGCTGCACCATGATCATCATTCAACTCCAAGAAACCCTGCATTATCACAGTATGTAATAAGATGGTCAAAGGTGTGTGTGTGCGTACCGTAAAATATTGTCAAAGGACAAATTGAAAACATACAGTATGAAAGTCCTGTTAAAGATCCTAGATCATTATCTAATTCTGTGATCATCCGTTTAAGCTCGGAGTCATGTTAATACAATACGTTTCAGAGACTAATCTGAAATGCGTTTGGTGCATAGTCGAAAATGTTCTCACCGATTGTAACCCTTGTCTAGAACCAAAAGCTTTCTTCCCCATGTGCTTGGAGATGCTTGAGAGAAAGAGACCCGATATGAAAACCATGTGCTTGGAGATGCTTGAGAGAAAGAGACCcgatatgaaaaaaaaagaacactgTAAAATTGTGAACAAGTTGAGAACTTTACACTAAAAAATACTTTGGGAAATAAAAATTGTCTGGAAAGTTTTTCTAAGTACAATAATTGGGCGTAGTAAAATGAAGAATTGTGGTTTAGATCACATTATAGTTTTGAAATTGTCTTTGACTCGAAGattatataaaaaccaaaaccatccAATATATGTATAGGACTATTCTTCAAACCTGACAAAGAAATGAATTAAGAAACAATTGGTCTTCAAACAATGCTAGTGTATAcattatttgtaaatttcatatatatatatatactttttttttttgttcaagcaCATAAACTTGCCAAATTACTATGtcgattttattttcaattgaacGAATGTCAAATTCATAAACTGTCActacaaattgaaaaaaaaataaaaatagagtgtgagtttaaaagagaaaataaaaccaTGTTTTGTTGGGTTAAGATTAAAAAGTGAAACGAGCTTAGTTAGAAAAACAAAGCCAGACTATAAAATTTGTTAACAGCGTTAAAATAAGCTTCTCTGCTACTTGGGGTTACGaatcctaaaaccctaaatctccgATCCACGCCATGAGAGGCGCTCTCTTCAGAAATGCCTCTCTCTGCGCTCGCAGAATCATCCTTTCTCCTCGGATACCCCATCAACGCTCCACCTACGTTCCCTTCCTCGCTCCAATCGCCGCTCCGGCTCCTTTCAAATTCAGATTTTTCTCCTCCGAATCCGACTCGCCCGGCGAGAACAACTCGACTAATCCTCCTGAGTCTTCTCCCGTAGATTCATCCGATAAGAAAGATCTAGTTGTCGAGGATGTTAGCACCAAAGGTAAAAAACACTCTATCCTCTGTTCAATCTGTGTGGTTGACCTCAAAGGTTGAAATGGTGATTcattatagtattattagttgAANGTTACGGTACTGGAGTtcctctacatgccacaaacgcAAACGCCAATTACAGTATTGGAGCTCCTCCTCAACATAGCACAAACGTAAACACCAATTACGGTGGCGCCTACGAATACACAAACCCTCCAAACGAGACAGTGTATTACCCACAGCCTCCTGCTGCCAACACTGCTATTCCATTAGCATCTCCCTACCAAAGCATGACACCAGCTGCAGCGGCAGCCGCTCTAGCTGATATGTCCAAGCAGATGGCTCTTGACGGCGGcaaacagcaacaacaacatatgGCTGCATCTCAGCCGCTATAAAAAGCTGGAATTTTGGTGATAAACGCGCAAAGTGTGACCGTATAGCTATTTACACGGCGCGCACTGGTCTTTTCGTTTATGACATGTAACGTCGTGTTACATCTCGTTAGATATACATAGGCTTTGCTATATCGTTTTCTAAAGTTCTTATCTTAGTTACTACTTATCTCTATcttgtttttctatatttggaaaataaaaattgtttggaTGATTTTTCTATAAGTATTTATACAAGTTATTCTGATTCTCTGCTACTTCAAATGGAGTAGATGCTGCACCATGATCATCATTCAACTCCAAGAAACCCTGCATTATCACAGTATGTAATAAGATGGTCAAAGGTGTGTGTGTGCGTACCGTAAAATATTGTCAAAGGACAAATTGAAAACATACAGTATGAAAGTCCTGTTAAAGATCCTAGATCATTATCTAATTCTGTGA
The Camelina sativa cultivar DH55 chromosome 15, Cs, whole genome shotgun sequence DNA segment above includes these coding regions:
- the LOC104746190 gene encoding uncharacterized protein LOC104746190 isoform X3, translating into METPLPSLSQQLTPNPTSAAAAVSSAIPAAVKNVTVQQPIDGSPRAVPVDTGGNPEPLAAVPGAKLRLMCSFGGHIMPRPHDKSLTYSGGETRLVVVDRRASLSSLRSRLSSMLLNGRSFTLKYQLPSEDLDSLVTITTDEDLENMIEEYDRVTSSATVTATQRIRLFLFANKLETAATMGSLLDGAKSDTWFVDALNQSGLLPRGLSDSAAVNNTLVNLDEASGGDAEIQNLETNSGGENNKRGDLLAPNGVISHQEMHMSSMPDSPMMEAAGSSIESSSSSPSTSNLPPIRVRVSEDQRIEEQLAQMTFSNMQTQRQFDDGVSLMTNRPMMVPSGGAMTDGSVAYNNAPSDIAAAASNGQVSPHDDRSDSGVSAGYRKPPLPMQPVTIPPRTIGGYGLTSPDSVASDTSISSATSFSKPMYYQDQHPALPKAPPVTQPETTLVQSSHVLPQTETTSPHTTSHIQSQPGTYTTMDQQQHQPPAQQPYLHQGVQYLPHPSQYFPVYSHQQQQNYPVYVMSVPQSQQYVPAGTPPLYPISKPATNSRPEAAQNVYRAAPTQVLQLQQQHQYMGYTGVPQHTTNANASYGTGAPPQHSTNVNTNYGGAYEYTNPPNETVYYPQPPAANTAIPLASPYQSMTPAAAAAALADMSKQMALDGGKQQQQHMAASQPL
- the LOC104746190 gene encoding uncharacterized protein LOC104746190 isoform X2 — translated: METPLPSLSQQLTPNPTSAAAAVSSAIPAAVKNVTVQQPIDGSPRAVPVDTGGNPEPLAAVPGAKLRLMCSFGGHIMPRPHDKSLTYSGGETRLVVVDRRASLSSLRSRLSSMLLNGRSFTLKYQLPSEDLDSLVTITTDEDLENMIEEYDRVTSSATVTATQRIRLFLFANKLETAATMGSLLDGAKSDTWFVDALNQSGLLPRGLSDSAAVNNTLVNLDEASGGDAEIQNLETNSGGENNKRGDLLAPNGVISHQEMHMSSMPDSPMMEAAGSSIESSSSSPSTSNLPPIRVRVSEDQRIEEQLAQMTFSNMQTQRQFDDGVSLMTNRPMMVPSGGAMTDGSVAYNNAPSDIAAAASNGQVSPHDDRSDSGVSAGYRKPPLPMQPVTIPPRTIGGYGLTSPDSVASDTSISSATSFSKPMYYQDQHPALPKAPPVTQPETTLVQSSHVLPQTETTSPHTTSHIQSQPGTYTTMDQQQHQPPAQQPYLHQGVQYLPHPSQYFPVYSHQQQQNYPVYVMSVPQSQQYVPAGTPPLYPISKPATNSRPEAAQNVYRAAPTQVLQLQQQHQYMGYTGVPQHTTNANASYGTGVPLHATNANANYSIGAPPQHSTNVNTNYGGAYEYTNPPNETVYYPQPPAANTAIPLASPYQSMTPAAAAAALADMSKQMALDGGKQQQQHMAASQPL
- the LOC104746188 gene encoding probable lipid phosphate phosphatase 4; this encodes MAKIMLGAHSVKSHGWKVAREHLCDWLILVVLGLIDIVLNVIEPFHRYIGPDMLTDLTFPFNEDTIPMWAVPIICILVPMCIFIVYYFFRRDVYDLHHAILGIGFSCLVTGVTTDSIKDAVGRPRPNFFYRCFPNGKPKFHPDTKDVVCHGVKKIIKEGYKSFPSGHTSWSFAGLTFLAWYLSGKIKVFDRRGHVAKLCLVFLPILVAILIGITRVDDYWHHWTDVFVGAIIGLVVASFSYLHFFPYPYDDNGWAPHAYFRMLAERSTGRATTTMTRSSSQGMLDNDVEHGASTSSPHDRHRESTDSEF
- the LOC104746190 gene encoding uncharacterized protein LOC104746190 isoform X1 gives rise to the protein METPLPSLSQQLTPNPTSAAAAVSSAIPAAVKNVTVQQPIDGSPRAVPVDTGGNPEPLAAVPGAKLRLMCSFGGHIMPRPHDKSLTYSGGETRLVVVDRRASLSSLRSRLSSMLLNGRSFTLKYQLPSEDLDSLVTITTDEDLENMIEEYDRVTSSATVTATQRIRLFLFANKLETAATMGSLLDGAKSDTWFVDALNQSGLLPRGLSDSAAVNNTLVNLDEASGGDAEIQNLETNSGGENNKRGDLLAPNGVISHQEMHMSSMPDSPMMEAAGSSIESSSSSPSTSNLPPIRVRVSEDQRIEEQLAQMTFSNMQTQRQFDDGVSLMTNRPMMVPSGGAMTDGSVAYNNAPSDIAAAASNGQVSPHDDRSDSGVSAGYRKPPLPMQPVTIPPRTIGGYGLTSPDSVASDTSISSATSFSKPMYYQDQHPALPKAPPVTQPETTLVQSSHVLPQTETTSPHTTSHIQSQPGTYTTMDQQQHQPPAQQPYLHQGVQYLPHPSQYFPVYSHQQQQNYPVYVMSVPQSQQYVPAGTPPLYPISKPATNSRPEAAQNVYRAAPTQVLQLQQQHQYMGYTGVPQHTTNANASYGTGVPLHATNANANYSIGAPPQHSTNVNTNYGGAYEYTNPPNETVYYPQPPAANTAIPLASPYQSMTPAAAAAALADMSKQMALDGGKQQQQHMAASQPL